From a single Paramisgurnus dabryanus chromosome 17, PD_genome_1.1, whole genome shotgun sequence genomic region:
- the LOC135727375 gene encoding CUB and zona pellucida-like domain-containing protein 1: MFHSSSRYLTVVFRSDHSVVSHGFKAQFTSSLTADQGRVDCSSDNMVIVIRTSYLNSLGFNGNYLYVDDHRCRPTINSTEVVFHFSLNTCGTGKEMMNGYVTYTNNVRASQSQSGEITLQPQFLLHVGCRMEPDTVVQILYKAKENINANITGAGRFNASIAFFTSSSFNQQIFHSPYEVNLNQYMYVQVWLNRPDTSLDLFLETCVASPDPNDFKTRSYDLLRNGCPRDSTYYSYINGQQYYARFRFQAFKFLRTHANVYLQCKVIICPDNDYNSRCRQGCLLRRKRSLESNHHTNTVILGPITLKRERPGVKKV, translated from the exons ATGTTTCACTCATCTTCTCGATACTTGACCGTTGTCTTCAGGAGTGACCACTCTGTTGTCAGCCATGGCTTTAAGGCCCAGTTCACAAGCTCTCTGACTGCAGATCAAG GTCGTGTGGACTGTTCTTCAGACAACATGGTCATTGTCATTAGAACATCGTACCTGAATTCACTTGGGTTCAATGGAAATTACCTTTATGTGGATGACCATCGGTGCAGACCCACCATTAACAGTACTGAGGTTGTGTTCCACTTCTCTCTCAACACGTGCGGCACTGGCAAAGAG ATGATGAATGGTTATGTGACTTACACCAACAACGTGCGGGCATCTCAGTCTCAATCGGGCGAGATCACCCTTCAGCCACAGTTTCTGTTACATGTGGGCTGCAGAATGGAGCCGGACACTGTGGTGCAGATACTCTACAAGGCTAAAGAGAACATCAATGCTAACATCACAGGAGCGGGTCGCTTTAATGCCAGCATTGCCTTTTTCACCTCTAGCAGTTTCAACCAACAAATTTTTCACTCTCCATATGAGGTGAACCTGAACCAATACATGTATGTTCAGGTTTGGCTAAACAGACCTGATACGAGCCTGGATCTCTTCCTGGAGACCTGTGTTGCATCTCCAGATCCAAATGACTTCAAAACCCGCTCCTATGACCTGCTGCGTAATGG ATGTCCCAGAGACAGCACATATTATTCCTACATCAACGGTCAGCAGTATTACGCACGGTTCCGTTTCCAGGCTTTTAAGTTCCTTCGGACACATGCCAATGTGTACCTGCAGTGTAAGGTGATCATTTGCCCTGATAATGATTACAACTCTCGGTGTCGTCAGGGGTGCCTTTTACGTCGCAAGAGGTCCCTTGAATCCAACCACCACACCAATACTGTGATACTGGGGCCAATCACACTCAAAA GAGAAAGGCCTGGTGTGAAGAAAGTCTGA